The stretch of DNA GGATCGCCATCATCACAGGTTACGTGCACCCAGGCGCCTGTCTGCCCAGCGGCTGGAGGCTCGAAGGCGATGCACTCGGCGTTGAGGCGGATGTGGATGCCTTCGGCTTCGAGGATCTCTTTGATCGATGCGGATACGTCTTCGTCCTCGTGCACGACGAGGCGCGGACCTTTTTCGACTACCGTGACTTCGCTGCCGAAGCGGCGGTACATCTGGGCGAATTCGAGGCCGATGTAGCTGCCTCCGACGACGACCAGGTGTTGCGGCAATTCGTCGAGGTTGAGGATGGTGGAGTTGGTGAGGTGGGAGATTTTTCCGATGCCGGGCATGTTGGGAACGAGCGCTCTGCCGCCTACGTTGAGGAAGATTTCGTCTGCGCTGAGTGTTTCTGTTCCGGCCTGAATTTCATGGCTGGAGAGGAAGCGGGCGTGTTCGTGAAAAACAGTGCAGTTCTCCATTCCGCGCAGCCAGGCTTCGATGCCGTCGCGGGACTTGGCCAGGATGGATTCCTTGCGGGCTTTGACGACCTTCATATCGACGTGGATGGAGCCGTCGATGCGGACGCCGAAATCGGCGGCGCGGCGGGCCATGTGAGCTGCGTAGGCGCTGGCGACGAGGGTTTTGGTGGGGATACAGCCGGTGTTGACGCAGGTTCCGCCGAAGAGATTGCGCTCGATGAAGGCTATACGGCGGCCGCTTTTGGTGAGACGGCCGGCGAGAGATGGGCCAGCCTGTCCGGCCCCGATGATGATGGAATCGAATTGCGTGCCCATGCTAATCCGCCTTGCAAAACAGGAATGTAGCGGTTAGATGCGCGTGGGCACGCAACGGTAACTAGGCAAATGCGGGAACTTCGGCCTGGGCTGAGACTGCGTCGAGGACAGGGCCGAGGGCGTGAATGACGGAAGCTACCCGGACGATGGCGAGGATCAGTTCCTCCGATGCGCCTTTTTCGCGAACGACCTTCTCGTGCGCGTCGACGCACTTGCCGCAGCCGTTGATTGCGGAGACGGCCAGCGACCAAAGCTCGAAATCCACCGCATCGGCTCCGTGAGAGCGCAGCACGTTCATGCGCAGGCGGGCGGGCATGGTGGCGTATTTTTCATTCGAGCTGAGGTGGTGGAAGCGATAGAAGATGTTGTTCATTCCCATGATCGCCGCAGAGGCTTTGGCTGCTTCCAGCGCGGTTGGGGCGAGTTGCTTTGCGCCTTCCGCCAGAGCTGCTGCGGTGAGGCTGGCGTTGCGGGTGGCGATGGCTGAGGCGACTACGGTGCCCCAGAGCTGCTGGGAGGTTAGTTCCGTGTTGTTGCGGATCAGGGAGGAGTAGTTCAGCTTGAGATCCTTCGCGTAATCGGGAAGGGTGTCGATGATGGCGTCGAGGGTCATGGGGACTCCGTTCTTTTGCAAAATTTGGCGCGAAGATCCGTGAGTCCCACCCTTTGCGCACAGAACGCGCAAAGGATGGGGCACCCGGCTAACAGCAGATTCCCTTCGGGAATGACAGACAAGAAAAGCAACGGCAACTGCTGAAGCAGATTCCTGCTGGAACGACAAACAAGAATGGCAAAAGCAAGTCTTTTGCAGTACCTGTCTCTACTTGGCGGTCAGGGTTTCTTCGCCCTTCTTCCAGTTGCAGGGGCAGAGCTCGTCGGTCTGCAGGGCGTCGAGAACGCGCAGGACTTCCTGGGGATTGCGACCTACGGAGAGGTCGGTGACGTAGACGAAGCGGATGACATTCTGCGGATCGACGATGAAGGTGGCGCGCTGCGAGACGCCGGCTTTCAGGTCAAGGATGCCGAGTTGCTCGGAGAGATCGCGCTTGATGTCGGAGAGCATCGGGAACGGCAGGTCCTTGAGGTCGGCGTGGTTGTTGCGCCAGGCGAGGTGGACGAATTCGGAATCGATGCTGGCGCCGAGAAGCTGGGCGTCGCGGTCGAGGAACTCCTGATTGAGCTTGCCGAAGGCGGCGATTTCGGTGGGGCAGACAAAGGTGAAGTCCTTGGGCCAGAAGAAGACGACCTTCCACTTGCCGGGGAAGCTCTGGTCGGTAATCTGTTCAAAGGCTTTCTGGGGATCGAGATTGACGACTGCGGTGAGGTCGAATGAAGGGAAATTTTCGCCAACTGTGAGCATGAAAAATGACTCCTTTATCAGGTTGGAAGTGGTTCGTCGTGGTTTGCAGACACAACTGCGAGCGCCTGCCGGTATGAATTGAAAAAATGTGTTAAAAAGTGCCGGTTGCCACTTATGACATCGGTACTGCTTCCTGCATGGGGATGCGGGACGGCATAACTGCGGGCTGGCAGCGGGCGCACAGGCCCAGCACATCGACGGAGATCCGCTGGGCGAGGAAGCCGCCGGGAAGCATCTGCTGGACCGGGTGGCTGCCGCCGAAGCCGATCAGCTCAGCTTCGCTGATGTCCTGAATACTGCGGCACTGCGTGCAGACCAGGTGATGATGCGGATGGCTGTTCATCTCAACGCGCAGGGAGCCGTGGTGGGGGCTGACTTCGCGCAGGATGCCGCTGGCGAGAAAGATATGGATGTTCTTATATACGGTTGCGAGCGAGATGGCCGGTATCAGCGCCTTGACTTTGCCGAAGACCTCTTCCGGGCTGGGATGGCCGGGCATGGATTGCATGACTTCGTATATCACCTGGCGCTGATGCGTCAGAGCTAGCCCCTGCTGCATGCATAGTTCGCGGAATGCCTGGGCTGTCTGTGTGGTCACAAAACTTATTAAACGATAATTATTATTCTTTGTCAAAGCATGTGGTGCGGATGGGCACGGCGAACTTTGTCATGCGAGATTTTTGAGTTCCGGGTAGTGGGCGAGGATGCGGTGCTGGTCGTCGAGCGGAAATTGGCGGAAGGGGATGGGTTTGTCCTGGGGGCGGGTGCCTTTCTGGTTGAGGACGTTCATGAGGCTCCATTCGCGCTGGAGGGTTTGGGGTTCGTGGGCTGGGAGGTCATAGCGG from Acidicapsa acidisoli encodes:
- a CDS encoding FAD-containing oxidoreductase; amino-acid sequence: MGTQFDSIIIGAGQAGPSLAGRLTKSGRRIAFIERNLFGGTCVNTGCIPTKTLVASAYAAHMARRAADFGVRIDGSIHVDMKVVKARKESILAKSRDGIEAWLRGMENCTVFHEHARFLSSHEIQAGTETLSADEIFLNVGGRALVPNMPGIGKISHLTNSTILNLDELPQHLVVVGGSYIGLEFAQMYRRFGSEVTVVEKGPRLVVHEDEDVSASIKEILEAEGIHIRLNAECIAFEPPAAGQTGAWVHVTCDDGDPKVHGSHVLLAVGRIPNTSDLGLDKAGIHTDDHGYIVVDDQLKTNIPGIWALGDCNGQGGFTHTSYNDFEIVTANLLDNDPRRVSDRIHAHALYTDPPLGQIGMTEAAVRKSGKPALIGTRSMTKVGRAVEKGESQGFMKILVDAESKKILGASILGTSGDEAIHCILDVMYSGRPYMTLQRAMHIHPTVSELIPTVLGDLKPLT
- a CDS encoding carboxymuconolactone decarboxylase family protein, whose translation is MTLDAIIDTLPDYAKDLKLNYSSLIRNNTELTSQQLWGTVVASAIATRNASLTAAALAEGAKQLAPTALEAAKASAAIMGMNNIFYRFHHLSSNEKYATMPARLRMNVLRSHGADAVDFELWSLAVSAINGCGKCVDAHEKVVREKGASEELILAIVRVASVIHALGPVLDAVSAQAEVPAFA
- a CDS encoding peroxiredoxin — protein: MLTVGENFPSFDLTAVVNLDPQKAFEQITDQSFPGKWKVVFFWPKDFTFVCPTEIAAFGKLNQEFLDRDAQLLGASIDSEFVHLAWRNNHADLKDLPFPMLSDIKRDLSEQLGILDLKAGVSQRATFIVDPQNVIRFVYVTDLSVGRNPQEVLRVLDALQTDELCPCNWKKGEETLTAK
- a CDS encoding Fur family transcriptional regulator; this translates as MTTQTAQAFRELCMQQGLALTHQRQVIYEVMQSMPGHPSPEEVFGKVKALIPAISLATVYKNIHIFLASGILREVSPHHGSLRVEMNSHPHHHLVCTQCRSIQDISEAELIGFGGSHPVQQMLPGGFLAQRISVDVLGLCARCQPAVMPSRIPMQEAVPMS